One window of Thiomicrorhabdus lithotrophica genomic DNA carries:
- the uvrA gene encoding excinuclease ABC subunit UvrA, translating to MLEEIVIRGARTHNLKNIDVTLPRDKLIVITGLSGSGKSSLAFDTIYAEGQRRYVESLSAYARQFLSVMEKPDLDHIEGLSPAISIEQKSTSHNPRSTVGTVTEIYDYLRLLYARAGTPRCPTHGCDLEAQTVSQMVDHTLTLPEGSKCLLIAPIVRGKKGEHHHLLDELQAQGFIRARIDGKVCDLDGTIQLDKNKKHDIEVIVDRFKVRDDIKQRLAESFETALRLAEGLAQVLPMDEDDDFALLFSEKFACPHCGYSVPELEPRIFSFNNPHGACPTCDGLGIKDSFDAARVITHPELSLAGGAIRGWDRRHKYYYDLLKALADYYGFDVEEPWESLQEQHRKIILFGSGKEKIPLPHGKYSDTRRFEGVIPNMERRFAETESKAVRDELEKYRVTTPCKSCHGTRLNEAARNVFVDNRTLPSLTALPVGELHEIFSTLTLEGAKGEIASKIVKEVHDRLTFLVNVGLNYLTLNRSADTLSGGEAQRIRLASQIGAGLVGVMYVLDEPSIGLHQRDNDRLLGTLTHLRDLGNTVIVVEHDEDAIRAADYVLDIGPGAGIHGGRIMAEGTPEEVTNNPDSLTGQFLKGTRKIEVPGERLEPNEDKWLTITGASGNNLQDVTLNIPAGLLTCVTGVSGSGKSTLINGTLSKLSANLLNGAQHTPAPYKSMAGMEHFDKAVNIDQSAIGRTPRSNPATYTGLFTPIRELLSATPESRARGYTPGRFSFNVKGGRCEACQGDGVLKVEMHFLPDVYVPCDVCKGARYNRETLQVQYKGKNIHEILEMTVEDARAFFDVIPVIARKLQMLMEVGLGYIKLGQSATTLSGGEAQRVKLAKELSKRDTGNTLYILDEPTTGLHFHDIELLLTVIRHLRDQGNTIVIIEHNLDVIKTADWIVDLGPEGGSGGGQIVATGTPETVAACKESHTGFYLKNLL from the coding sequence ATGCTCGAAGAAATTGTTATCCGCGGTGCTCGTACCCATAACTTAAAAAACATTGATGTTACCCTTCCTCGAGACAAGTTAATTGTAATTACAGGCCTGTCAGGTTCTGGTAAATCTTCACTTGCTTTTGATACCATTTATGCCGAAGGCCAACGCCGTTATGTTGAGTCTCTTTCAGCTTATGCTCGCCAGTTTTTATCGGTAATGGAAAAGCCTGATCTTGACCATATTGAAGGCCTCTCGCCAGCCATTTCTATTGAACAAAAATCAACTTCACACAACCCACGTTCAACCGTAGGAACGGTCACTGAAATTTACGATTACCTACGTTTACTGTATGCGCGTGCCGGTACGCCACGCTGTCCAACGCATGGTTGTGATTTAGAAGCGCAAACAGTGAGTCAAATGGTTGACCATACCCTTACCTTGCCTGAAGGCAGTAAATGCTTACTGATTGCGCCTATTGTTCGTGGCAAAAAAGGTGAACATCACCATCTTTTAGATGAACTACAGGCTCAAGGTTTTATTCGTGCCCGTATCGATGGCAAAGTATGCGATTTAGACGGCACCATTCAGTTAGATAAAAACAAAAAGCATGACATTGAAGTCATTGTTGATCGTTTTAAAGTGCGTGATGATATTAAACAGCGCTTGGCAGAATCGTTTGAAACGGCGTTACGGTTAGCCGAAGGTTTGGCTCAAGTATTACCAATGGATGAAGATGATGACTTCGCGCTACTTTTCTCAGAAAAGTTTGCTTGTCCTCATTGTGGCTACAGTGTTCCAGAGTTAGAACCACGCATTTTCTCGTTCAACAATCCTCATGGCGCTTGCCCAACGTGTGATGGCTTAGGAATCAAAGACAGTTTTGATGCTGCACGTGTCATTACTCACCCTGAGTTGAGTTTAGCGGGAGGTGCAATTCGTGGTTGGGATAGACGCCACAAATACTATTACGATTTACTTAAAGCCTTAGCAGATTATTATGGTTTTGATGTCGAAGAACCTTGGGAATCTTTGCAAGAACAGCACCGTAAAATTATTCTTTTTGGCTCAGGTAAAGAAAAAATTCCTTTACCGCATGGAAAATACAGCGACACTCGCCGTTTTGAGGGTGTAATCCCTAACATGGAGCGCCGCTTTGCTGAAACTGAGAGCAAGGCTGTCCGTGATGAATTAGAAAAGTATCGTGTCACCACGCCTTGTAAAAGTTGTCATGGAACGCGTTTAAACGAAGCGGCACGCAATGTTTTTGTTGATAACAGAACTTTGCCCTCTTTAACGGCTTTGCCTGTTGGTGAGCTCCATGAAATTTTCAGTACCTTAACACTTGAAGGCGCTAAAGGTGAAATTGCCAGCAAGATTGTTAAAGAGGTTCATGACCGCCTGACTTTCTTAGTGAATGTCGGTTTAAACTATTTAACGCTTAATCGCAGTGCCGACACATTATCCGGTGGTGAAGCACAACGTATTCGATTGGCTAGCCAAATTGGAGCAGGCCTGGTAGGTGTGATGTACGTTTTAGATGAGCCTTCAATCGGGCTTCATCAACGAGATAATGACCGTTTATTAGGTACTCTTACTCATTTGCGAGATTTAGGTAATACCGTGATTGTGGTAGAGCACGATGAGGATGCGATTCGTGCTGCGGACTATGTATTAGACATTGGCCCTGGTGCAGGTATTCATGGCGGCCGCATTATGGCGGAAGGTACGCCAGAAGAAGTGACCAATAATCCAGATTCTTTAACCGGACAGTTCTTAAAAGGCACTCGAAAAATAGAAGTGCCTGGTGAACGTTTAGAACCTAATGAAGACAAGTGGTTAACCATCACCGGTGCGAGTGGCAATAATCTACAAGATGTTACTCTCAATATTCCAGCAGGCCTGCTAACTTGTGTAACGGGGGTTTCCGGTTCAGGTAAATCTACTTTAATCAACGGCACCTTATCCAAGCTATCTGCCAATTTATTAAATGGTGCGCAGCACACACCTGCACCTTATAAAAGTATGGCTGGCATGGAACACTTTGACAAAGCGGTAAACATTGACCAATCTGCAATCGGTCGCACACCTCGCTCAAACCCTGCCACTTATACCGGGTTATTCACACCCATTCGTGAGCTGCTTTCAGCCACACCTGAATCACGTGCACGTGGTTATACGCCTGGCCGATTCAGCTTCAACGTGAAAGGTGGACGCTGTGAAGCCTGCCAAGGTGATGGGGTTTTAAAAGTAGAAATGCACTTCTTACCTGATGTTTACGTGCCTTGTGATGTGTGTAAAGGCGCTCGTTATAATCGTGAAACATTACAAGTGCAGTACAAGGGCAAAAATATCCACGAGATTCTTGAGATGACCGTTGAGGATGCTCGTGCGTTCTTTGATGTCATTCCTGTTATCGCTCGTAAATTGCAGATGTTAATGGAAGTAGGTTTAGGCTATATAAAACTAGGTCAAAGTGCCACAACCCTTTCTGGTGGTGAAGCACAACGCGTCAAGTTAGCTAAAGAATTGTCTAAGCGTGATACAGGCAATACCTTATATATTCTAGAT
- a CDS encoding SIMPL domain-containing protein (The SIMPL domain is named for its presence in mouse protein SIMPL (signalling molecule that associates with mouse pelle-like kinase). Bacterial member BP26, from Brucella, was shown to assemble into a channel-like structure, while YggE from E. coli has been associated with resistance to oxidative stress.), whose translation MHFFSLNRNKFILAFLSSFLFLSSNVQAQTAVELNQGNEVQFSITESQSVPNDTISMTFNRVSEGASPQAVANEINQKMQAAVRALKAYPEIITQTAQYNIHPVYKKQVMSHWRGQQSLVLTLENKPGLVKVLTKIQPYLAYQSMQFGVSDDLQDKILAQLTDRAILKFRNQANRIAQGFQAPSYKILETRINMPNAVSPRPMYARSEMAMMASDMAAPSVKAGQSKLKVTISGTVLLPN comes from the coding sequence GCATTTTTTTAGTTTAAACAGAAACAAATTTATTTTAGCTTTTCTATCTAGCTTTTTATTCTTGAGTTCAAACGTACAAGCTCAGACTGCCGTTGAACTCAACCAAGGTAATGAGGTTCAGTTCTCTATTACTGAATCTCAAAGTGTACCTAATGATACTATTTCTATGACATTCAACCGAGTGTCAGAGGGAGCCTCTCCACAAGCGGTGGCGAATGAAATCAACCAAAAAATGCAAGCGGCTGTTAGAGCTTTGAAAGCTTACCCAGAAATTATTACTCAGACCGCACAATACAATATTCATCCTGTTTATAAAAAGCAGGTAATGAGCCATTGGCGCGGACAACAGAGTTTAGTCTTAACGTTAGAAAATAAACCAGGCCTGGTAAAAGTATTGACCAAAATCCAACCTTACCTAGCTTATCAATCCATGCAGTTTGGAGTTTCTGATGACTTGCAGGATAAAATCCTCGCACAGTTAACCGATCGCGCTATTCTTAAATTCAGAAATCAAGCCAATCGTATTGCACAAGGTTTTCAAGCACCTTCCTATAAAATCTTAGAAACTCGAATCAATATGCCAAATGCGGTTTCTCCTCGCCCGATGTATGCACGTTCAGAGATGGCTATGATGGCTTCAGACATGGCCGCCCCATCGGTTAAAGCAGGACAAAGCAAATTGAAAGTAACCATTTCTGGCACGGTTCTGTTGCCAAATTAA